The Dehalococcoidia bacterium genome has a window encoding:
- the hemH gene encoding ferrochelatase, producing MVATKKNGYLILNTGTPDEPSIPALRRYLKEFLSDPDMLDYPSTRPEEISKGFDKVKNRIASVLRWTIVNLIVVPFRPAKIQHKYQGIWTDEGSPLLVNTVKFTEKLKKYVDGNIEIGMRYGNPSIESAIKKLKASGTEKLFLVSMFPQYAEATSGSTFTEIYRVLKAENFDPEIIKVEHYYNEDFYLKSLAKSIIESEEYKNSEYLLFSFHGLPVRHLKKADLSQSHCQKIDNCCEKVSKNNEFCYKSHCVKTIMKLADIIDPDKPFKVCYQSTFGPEQWIQPNIVDVLEDLANKGIKKVSVACPSFTADCLETLEEIAVENHEDFEKNGGDSVKLIPSLNDNDDWVKGFAGYLQDKEFEFSRK from the coding sequence TTGGTTGCTACAAAGAAAAATGGATATCTAATATTAAATACAGGCACACCTGATGAACCGAGTATTCCTGCTCTTAGAAGATATTTGAAAGAGTTCTTATCAGATCCAGATATGCTTGATTATCCGTCTACAAGGCCTGAAGAAATTTCAAAAGGATTTGATAAAGTCAAAAATAGAATTGCATCTGTTCTCAGATGGACAATAGTTAATCTTATTGTAGTACCTTTTAGACCTGCTAAAATTCAACATAAATACCAAGGTATATGGACAGATGAAGGATCTCCTTTATTAGTAAATACTGTTAAATTTACTGAAAAATTAAAAAAGTATGTTGATGGAAATATTGAGATAGGAATGAGATATGGTAACCCTTCAATTGAAAGTGCCATAAAAAAATTAAAAGCAAGTGGAACTGAAAAACTTTTTTTAGTTTCTATGTTTCCACAATATGCCGAAGCTACTTCAGGTTCAACATTTACTGAAATATATAGAGTATTAAAAGCAGAAAACTTTGATCCTGAAATCATAAAAGTTGAACATTATTATAATGAAGATTTTTACCTAAAATCATTAGCAAAAAGTATAATTGAATCTGAAGAATATAAAAATAGTGAATATTTACTATTTAGTTTTCATGGTCTACCAGTAAGACATCTAAAAAAAGCAGATCTTTCTCAATCTCATTGCCAAAAAATAGATAATTGTTGCGAAAAGGTTAGTAAAAATAATGAATTTTGTTACAAATCTCATTGTGTAAAAACAATTATGAAACTTGCAGATATAATTGATCCGGATAAACCATTTAAGGTATGTTATCAAAGTACATTTGGACCAGAGCAATGGATTCAACCTAATATTGTTGACGTACTTGAAGATTTAGCTAATAAAGGTATAAAGAAAGTTTCTGTAGCTTGTCCATCTTTCACAGCAGATTGTTTAGAAACTTTAGAAGAAATTGCAGTCGAAAATCATGAAGATTTTGAAAAAAATGGTGGTGACTCGGTTAAATTAATACCAAGTTTAAATGATAACGATGATTGGGTTAAAGGTTTTGCTGGTTATCTTCAAGATAAAGAGTTTGAATTTTCTAGAAAATAA
- the gnd gene encoding decarboxylating 6-phosphogluconate dehydrogenase: protein MEVGVVGLGKMGNQIAQKLSDSNFTVFGYDQDQEIINTIDHSYHIDNDLITLMDRFTSKKIIWLMVPSGEPTNNLVIKLSEIMSQGDVIIDGGNSYYKDSVKNNNICSKKGISFLDCGTSGGVWGLRNGFCLTIGGSEEVYKEIIGIFETLSTKEAQGGLFVGPSGSGHYVKMIHNGIEYGMMQSIAEGLEILKHKSEYKLSLDQIVNNWRRGSVVQSWLIDLIAVELSKDSDLEKFSSEVSDSGEGRWTIKESIDLSVPIPSIYASISQRFNSKNTNSYAGKILSAMRNAFGGHTN, encoded by the coding sequence ATGGAAGTTGGTGTAGTCGGTTTAGGAAAAATGGGTAACCAAATAGCTCAGAAGTTAAGTGATTCAAATTTTACTGTTTTTGGTTATGATCAAGACCAAGAAATAATAAATACTATTGACCATTCATATCATATAGATAATGACTTAATAACTCTAATGGATCGATTTACCTCAAAAAAAATTATTTGGTTGATGGTACCAAGTGGAGAACCAACAAATAATCTAGTTATCAAATTGTCAGAGATTATGAGCCAAGGTGACGTAATTATAGATGGTGGGAACAGTTATTATAAAGACTCTGTAAAGAATAATAATATTTGCTCCAAAAAAGGTATAAGTTTCCTTGATTGTGGTACAAGCGGAGGAGTTTGGGGATTAAGAAATGGATTTTGTTTGACTATAGGAGGCTCTGAAGAAGTTTATAAAGAAATTATAGGTATATTTGAAACATTATCTACCAAAGAAGCTCAAGGTGGTCTATTTGTGGGACCTTCTGGATCAGGTCACTACGTAAAAATGATTCATAATGGTATTGAGTACGGGATGATGCAATCTATTGCTGAAGGTTTGGAGATATTGAAACATAAGTCAGAATATAAATTAAGTCTTGATCAGATAGTAAATAATTGGAGAAGAGGCTCAGTAGTTCAGTCATGGCTTATAGATTTAATTGCAGTGGAATTAAGTAAAGATTCAGATCTGGAAAAATTTAGTTCAGAAGTTAGTGATTCAGGAGAAGGAAGGTGGACTATAAAAGAGTCCATAGATCTTTCAGTTCCTATTCCGAGTATATATGCTTCTATTTCTCAAAGATTTAATTCTAAAAACACAAATTCTTATGCTGGTAAAATACTTTCAGCTATGAGGAATGCTTTTGGTGGTCATACGAACTAG
- a CDS encoding DUF1330 domain-containing protein, protein MSVYHIGSITVKDWDAYAEYMKLVPAIIKKYGGKYLVRGGEIISDNTTWNPQRIVILEFPTIEDMNNFINSEDYKPVAAIRIKASESESFVVQGI, encoded by the coding sequence ATGTCAGTTTATCATATTGGTAGTATCACTGTTAAAGATTGGGATGCTTATGCAGAGTATATGAAATTAGTACCTGCGATTATAAAAAAATATGGTGGTAAATATCTTGTTAGAGGTGGTGAAATCATATCGGATAATACAACCTGGAATCCTCAAAGAATAGTTATTTTAGAATTTCCTACAATTGAAGATATGAATAATTTCATAAATTCTGAAGACTACAAGCCTGTCGCTGCTATAAGAATCAAAGCTTCTGAAAGCGAATCTTTTGTAGTTCAAGGTATATAA
- a CDS encoding haloacid dehalogenase type II, with product MKKLRINTIFFDVFGTVFDWHKSIRQETTIFSSKYKLSFDEFVFTDKWRAGFRLLQSKVANGQRDYLSMDEIHMEVLNQLLDELNINDISKENLVNFNESWHRLKPWDDSKAGLSDLKNHYIISALSNGNLSMLVKLSKNSNIHWDSILSTEFFGTYKPDPKVYLGAMKLLESNSEESMMVASHAYDLDGAINVGMKTCYVHRPNEFGTGISENYGDLSRFDLVVESFEEISVYLKK from the coding sequence ATGAAGAAATTAAGAATAAATACAATATTTTTTGATGTTTTTGGCACTGTTTTTGATTGGCATAAATCAATTAGACAAGAAACTACAATCTTCTCATCAAAGTACAAACTTTCTTTTGATGAGTTTGTTTTTACCGATAAATGGCGAGCAGGCTTTAGATTACTGCAATCAAAGGTAGCAAATGGTCAAAGAGATTATTTATCAATGGATGAAATTCATATGGAAGTGCTAAATCAATTACTAGATGAACTAAATATAAATGATATTAGTAAAGAAAACCTGGTTAATTTCAACGAATCATGGCATAGATTAAAACCTTGGGATGATTCAAAAGCAGGTTTATCAGATCTAAAAAATCATTACATAATTTCAGCATTGTCAAATGGGAATTTATCAATGTTAGTTAAGTTGTCAAAAAATTCTAATATTCACTGGGACTCAATTTTATCTACAGAATTTTTTGGGACTTATAAACCTGACCCAAAAGTCTATTTAGGTGCTATGAAATTACTTGAATCTAATTCAGAAGAATCTATGATGGTAGCATCACATGCTTATGATTTAGATGGTGCAATTAATGTAGGGATGAAAACTTGCTATGTTCATAGACCAAATGAATTTGGTACAGGTATTAGTGAAAATTATGGAGATTTATCTAGATTTGATTTAGTTGTAGAAAGTTTTGAAGAAATTTCTGTATACTTGAAAAAATAG
- a CDS encoding SDR family oxidoreductase translates to MNKILENKVAIVTGGNSGIGEATAHLFSEQGAKVIIMARRDKEGKRVESEIIKNGGEAAFIKCDVGDENIVNSAISKAAEVYGEIHILFNNAGHGAAGDFPESTTEDWNNVINDNLNGTFFVSRAVWPYMVNSGGGAIVNMSSLAAQRGFSPKMKEEFGTTAPSYYVAKAGIDALTRYMAGVGGDKNIRVNCIRPGQIMTPGATRGTLSDPDGGHHVFESMFDLAQIIPGPGYPKDVANLVLFLVSENSRFITSEIINIDGGVAAKI, encoded by the coding sequence ATGAATAAAATACTAGAAAATAAAGTTGCAATAGTAACTGGTGGAAATAGTGGAATTGGAGAAGCTACAGCACATTTATTTTCTGAACAAGGCGCCAAAGTTATAATTATGGCACGTAGAGATAAAGAAGGAAAAAGAGTAGAGTCTGAAATTATTAAGAATGGTGGAGAAGCTGCATTTATAAAATGTGATGTAGGAGATGAAAATATTGTAAATTCAGCAATTTCAAAAGCTGCTGAAGTTTATGGTGAAATTCATATTTTATTTAATAATGCTGGACATGGAGCAGCTGGAGATTTTCCTGAGTCAACAACTGAAGATTGGAATAATGTAATAAATGATAATTTAAATGGAACATTTTTTGTATCAAGAGCAGTTTGGCCTTATATGGTTAATTCTGGAGGAGGAGCTATAGTAAATATGTCTTCTTTAGCAGCTCAACGAGGATTTTCCCCAAAAATGAAGGAGGAGTTTGGTACTACTGCTCCATCATATTATGTCGCAAAAGCAGGAATTGATGCTCTAACTAGATATATGGCCGGAGTAGGAGGAGATAAAAATATAAGAGTAAATTGTATAAGACCTGGACAGATAATGACTCCAGGAGCGACTAGAGGAACTCTAAGTGATCCAGACGGAGGTCATCATGTTTTTGAATCAATGTTTGATTTAGCTCAAATAATTCCTGGCCCTGGTTATCCAAAGGATGTGGCAAACTTAGTTCTTTTCCTAGTAAGTGAAAATTCAAGGTTTATAACTTCTGAAATTATAAATATTGATGGAGGAGTTGCGGCTAAAATATAA